The following are from one region of the Juglans regia cultivar Chandler chromosome 10, Walnut 2.0, whole genome shotgun sequence genome:
- the LOC109005766 gene encoding uncharacterized protein LOC109005766: protein MAVEMVEHIQDIHEQVKLAIHESNAKYNVQANNHHRQVLFDVGDFVWAVLTCDRFPVEEYNKLKKWKIEPCEILQKINDNAYRLCLPSNLKTSDVFNVKHLRPYFVDSDGTTLNSRASSFQPEATDVGGSESDDIELSDCMLMALKYLKVAYQRKDGRKQ from the coding sequence ATGGCAGTTGAGATGGTAGAACATATTCAGGACATCCATGAGCAAGTTAAGCTGGCCATTCACGAGAGCAACGCCAAGTACAATGTTCAGGCCAACAATCATCATCGTCAAGTACTTTTTGATGTTGGTGATTTTGTTTGGGCAGTATTAACTTGTGATCGTTTTCCTGTTGAAGAGTACAATAAGCTTAAAAAGTGGAAGATTGAACCCTGTGAGATTCTACAGAAAATCAATGATAACGCCTACAGATTGTGCCTCCCCAGTAATTTGAAGACTTCTGATGTATTTAATGTGAAACACCTGAGACCTTATTTTGTGGATTCCGATGGAACTACTTTGAACTCAAGGGCGAGTTCTTTCCAACCCGAGGCGACTGATGTAGGAGGATCAGAGTCAGATGATATTGAGTTGTCAGATTGTATGTTGATGGCACTGAAATACCTTAAAGTGGCATATCAACGCAAAGATGGCAGGAAACAGTGA